TGTCAAAGCGGACGACCTTCGCTATTCGGACGACGGCGTGCGCGATATTTTAAAAGGCATCGTCATCCCGCTGTGGAACAGCTACAGCTTTTTTGTGCAGTATGCGAATATCGACGGCATCTCCCCCGACGGACATGAATTCGATGAAGCGCTTCCGCAAAATCCGCTCGATGCGTGGCTCCTTTCGATCACGCAAAAGCTCGTCAAAAGCGTGAGCGCTTCGCTCGACTCCTACGACCTTTCCGGCGCGATCGATCCCATCGTGCATTTTATCGACGAACTCAACAACTGGTATATCCGACGAAACCGCCGCCGTTTTTGGAAAAGCGAAAACGACCGCGATAAAAAGGAAGCGTACGCGGCGCTGTACATTGCGCTCAAAACTTTTGCGCTCGCCGCGTGTCCCTTTATTCCCTTTATCACCGAAACGATTTGGCAAAATCTCCGCACGAAAAGCGATAAAGAATCGGTACACCTCGAAGACTATCCCGCATACGGCGAAAAGCTGCGGAACGAAGCGCTCGAGTTTAAAATGGAAGCGGTGCAAAAAGCCGTTTCGATGGGACACGCGCTCAGAAATCAGTTCAATATAAAAAACCGCCAGCCGCTTGAAAGCGCGGCTCTCGTAACGCGGGATCCCGAAGAAAAAAAAGTGCTTGCCGAAATGGAAGATTCCATACGCGAAGAACTCAACGTCAAGCGCATCATCTTTCACGAACGGGAAGACGAACTGGTCGAATACCGGGCGAAGGCGAATTTCCGCGTACTCGGAAAAGAAATCGGTCCGCTCATGAAAGAGGCGTCCGCAAAGATCGCTTCTCTCGATCACGAAGCCATTCAAACGATCCTCGACGGTTCGAAATTGACGATCGAAGTCGAAGGGAAGAGCATCGACCTCGACGGCACGAAAGTGAATGTCGAGCGCATCGAAAAAGACGATTTGAAAGTGCTCAACGACGGTACGCTGACGGTGGGCTTGGACACGAAGATTACCGACGAACTTAAAAAAGAAGGCTGGGTGCGCGATTTGGTGCGCGGCATACAAAATCTCAGAAAGGAAAGCGGTTTTGCCGTTACCGATCGGATCCGTCTTTCGCTTTCAGGCGATGCGGAACTCAAATCCGCGTACGAACTCTTTGCACCCTTTATCGAAAACGAAACGCTCGCCGTTTCGTCTTCTTGGCTCGCCTCCCTTTCGGGAAAGAACGTCGAAGCCGAAGATAAACTGTGGAAGGTACAAATTGAAAAGGCGTAATTTGCAGTCCGTATATGCGGCCGTTTTTGCTTCTCTCATCATCGTTCTTCTGGGATCCTGTGCGTCGCTTCCGAAAGGAGCGGAAGTCAATCCTCTGGATTTGCTTTCGGGAGGAGCGGCGTTTTATATGCGGATCCCGAAAAAAACGGACGAAGAGCTCGTCGAGCGGATTTTGAGGGCGAGCGCAGAGCATATTTCCGAAAGCGATGCGAAGCTCATTACAGGAAGAATCGATACGATTTACGCCGCGCTCACGAGGACGAAAACGAGTTTTTCGGTCGAAGCCGCCGTTTCCGGAAATATTCCGAGACGGACGGCAGGAGCCTTATTGCTGAAAAGCGCACAGTGGAAAATCGAAACCCATATACCCGAAAGAAGCATACGTCCGTATATTTATTATGCGTCGACCGGCGTTTCTCTCGCTTTTCCGTCGCCGAGTATCGTCTGCGCCGCAAACGACGTGAGGCCCATGCTTTCCGCTTTTGATGCTCACGCATACGGAGGGAGCCTTTCGCACAATGTAAGCGATGCAGTGTTCGACTGGCTCAATGTGTCGGGGAGCGAAATACGTTTTTACGCGCCGAACCCGCTTTCGTTTTTGACGATCCTCACGGGCACGAATTTAAATCTGCAGCTCAACTACGTCAAAGGCGCGATGATAGGCGACAGCGCGCATGAAGATCAGTATCTCATGTCGATCGAATTCGATTTTAATAATAAAAATGTCGTGCGCGCGGGGGAGGCGATGCTCTCTCTTGCATTCGGTTTGACGAATGCGCAAACGACGAGAAATTCGCCGACGAATATTACGGTGTCGGGTATTCGGATCAATAAGCGGCAGCTGTATAAATTGTTCGTTTTGTAAAAATATGCCGCAGAAGCCGAATGAAAAATCGGCGCGGCTTTGAAATTTTAGGCGATCGCGGAGGAACTATGGCAGGCGATGAAGTTATCTTAAAAGCGGAAGACCTCGACGGGTACTTGACGCGGCAGGATCAAATCGATTTGGATGAGCTCGATAAAATGTACAAAGAAACGATGAAGTCGTTCGATCCCGTAAACAAACAAAAGATCATCGATGCGTTCAACGCGATGGGACACAAAATGCAGGAAATCTGCGCCGGACACCCGCACATACGCGTCTATTCTTTCGTCACCGAAGAGGGTGCGCACGCCGAAGCGTCCCGCGTCATCTCCAAACTGCGCGATATAAATACGAGCCATCAGGAATTTATCTATTACAGCCAACGCGCGTATGAAATGCTGTTTCGTATGGCGTACACCGACGCGCATTCGTCGAAAAAAAATTATATGATCGTCAAAACGCCGGTAACCTATCCGGTGCAGAATTACGCCGTCCACAAAATACCCGATATCGATTCGAAAATCGAAAACGCCGTGATGTGTGTCATGCTCCGCGGTGCACTGCTTCCGAGCATGATCATATCGAAAGAGATCGAAGAGTATTCGTCGCATGATTACGT
This Treponema socranskii subsp. buccale DNA region includes the following protein-coding sequences:
- a CDS encoding uracil phosphoribosyltransferase, with amino-acid sequence MAGDEVILKAEDLDGYLTRQDQIDLDELDKMYKETMKSFDPVNKQKIIDAFNAMGHKMQEICAGHPHIRVYSFVTEEGAHAEASRVISKLRDINTSHQEFIYYSQRAYEMLFRMAYTDAHSSKKNYMIVKTPVTYPVQNYAVHKIPDIDSKIENAVMCVMLRGALLPSMIISKEIEEYSSHDYVTPFALFKISRNDQKSEADMEYVLNLKKSFFNLEELDGKDLIFADPMNATGGSLVTVVKYLQGQGVRPKSIQFFNTISALKGSIRVTRALENCTCYTLWLDPALNTSAYIMPGLGDAGDRLNGTDAKDSPRNIMQLIADYGSNIAGLYRSQLYKIEQTVLG